Proteins encoded together in one Hevea brasiliensis isolate MT/VB/25A 57/8 chromosome 16, ASM3005281v1, whole genome shotgun sequence window:
- the LOC110637868 gene encoding uncharacterized protein LOC110637868 isoform X2: protein MPNWELKNCCQHDQVVFLVTIGVFSLVILALWRTILMTPFKLITVFLHEASHAIACKLTCGQVEGIQVHANEGGVTQTRGGVYWLILPAGYLGSSFWGMALILASTNLTTARIAAGCFAVALLVVLFIAKNWTLRGLCIGVMNSLFSVYDIYDDLISRRVHSSDAEKFAELCPCPCNGVGWGVIWGMISFIFLSGSIYLGLVILS, encoded by the exons ATGCCTAATTGGGAACTGAAGAACTGCTGCCAGCACGACCAGGTCGTCTTCCTTGTCACCATCGGCGTCTTCTCCCTTGTTATCCTCGCG CTATGGAGGACAATACTAATGACACCTTTTAAGCTCATCACCGTATTTTTGCATGAAGCAAGTCATGCAATTGCGTGTAAACTCACTTGTGGTCAG GTGGAAGGGATTCAGGTTCATGCAAATGAAGGTGGAGTGACACAAACAAGGGGTGGTGTATATTGGTTGATCTTGCCTGCAGGAT ATCTTGGTTCATCATTTTGGGGAATGGCTTTGATACTTGCATCCACAAATCTCACTACTGCAAGAATAGCAGCAGGTTGTTTTGCTGTTGCTTTGTTGGTTGTGCTCTTTATTGCTAAAAAT TGGACACTTCGAGGTCTTTGTATTG GAGTAATGAACAGCTTGTTCTCAGTTTATG ATATTTATGATGATCTAATATCTCGAAGAGTCCACTCTAGTGATGCTGAGAAGTTTGCAGAACTTTGCCCCTGTCCTTGTAATGGTGTTGGTTGGGGAGTTATTTG GGGAAtgatatcatttatttttctctctGGATCCATATATCTTGGACTTGTGATCTTATCTTGA
- the LOC110637868 gene encoding uncharacterized protein LOC110637868 isoform X1: MPNWELKNCCQHDQVVFLVTIGVFSLVILALWRTILMTPFKLITVFLHEASHAIACKLTCGQVEGIQVHANEGGVTQTRGGVYWLILPAGYLGSSFWGMALILASTNLTTARIAAGCFAVALLVVLFIAKNWTLRGLCIGFIIFLAIVWLLQETTKVRILRYVILFIGVMNSLFSVYDIYDDLISRRVHSSDAEKFAELCPCPCNGVGWGVIWGMISFIFLSGSIYLGLVILS, from the exons ATGCCTAATTGGGAACTGAAGAACTGCTGCCAGCACGACCAGGTCGTCTTCCTTGTCACCATCGGCGTCTTCTCCCTTGTTATCCTCGCG CTATGGAGGACAATACTAATGACACCTTTTAAGCTCATCACCGTATTTTTGCATGAAGCAAGTCATGCAATTGCGTGTAAACTCACTTGTGGTCAG GTGGAAGGGATTCAGGTTCATGCAAATGAAGGTGGAGTGACACAAACAAGGGGTGGTGTATATTGGTTGATCTTGCCTGCAGGAT ATCTTGGTTCATCATTTTGGGGAATGGCTTTGATACTTGCATCCACAAATCTCACTACTGCAAGAATAGCAGCAGGTTGTTTTGCTGTTGCTTTGTTGGTTGTGCTCTTTATTGCTAAAAAT TGGACACTTCGAGGTCTTTGTATTG GCTTCATTATTTTTCTTGCTATTGTTTGGCTATTGCAAGAAACAACAAAAGTACGGATTCTTCGATATGTCATTCTCTTCATTG GAGTAATGAACAGCTTGTTCTCAGTTTATG ATATTTATGATGATCTAATATCTCGAAGAGTCCACTCTAGTGATGCTGAGAAGTTTGCAGAACTTTGCCCCTGTCCTTGTAATGGTGTTGGTTGGGGAGTTATTTG GGGAAtgatatcatttatttttctctctGGATCCATATATCTTGGACTTGTGATCTTATCTTGA
- the LOC110637869 gene encoding tRNA-specific adenosine deaminase TAD2 isoform X1: MESQGQGEVCSPETLAYMELAIEQFVVWQAKHALDCLEVPVGCVMVESGNVIASGRNRTTETRNATRHAEMEAIDVLLEQWQKNGLSVSEVAEIFSKCTLYVTCEPCIMCAAALSILGIKEVYYGCANDKFGGCGSILSLHSSSNQPHNSGEVAQGKGFKCTGGIMASEAVSLLRCFYEQGNPNAPKPHSLANLIEGNSVVVHVRRMHP, encoded by the exons ATGGAATCTCAAGGTCAAGGGGAAGTGTGTTCACCTGAGACTCTTGCATATATGGAGCTTGCAATAGAACAG TTTGTCGTATGGCAGGCAAAACATGCTTTGGACTGTCTTGAAGTGCCAGTGGG TtgtgtgatggttgaaagtgggAATGTAATTGCATCTGGAAGAAATCGAACCACAGAGACAAGAAAT GCTACAAGACATGCAGAAATGGAAGCAATAGATGTTCTTCTCGAGCAGTGGCAGAAAAATGGACTTTCAGTGTCAGAAGTtgctgaaattttttcaaaatgcaCTCTCTATGTTACATGTGAACCATGTATAATGTGTGCTGCTGCTTTGTCTATTCTTG GTATAAAGGAAGTATATTATGGCTGTGCAAATGATAAATTTGGAGGCTGTGGGTCAATATTGTCTTTGCATTCAAGCAGCAATCAACCACATAATAG TGGGGAAGTTGCACAAGGAAAGGGTTTCAAATGTACTGGTGGAATAATGGCATCTGAAGCAGTCTCACTTTTGCGATGTTTCTATGAGCAAGGGAACCCTAATG CACCAAAGCCTCACAG CCTTGCAAACTTGATTGAAGGAAACTCTGTTGTTGTGCATGTAAGGAGGATGCATCCCTAG
- the LOC110637869 gene encoding tRNA-specific adenosine deaminase TAD2 isoform X4, translating into MESQGQGEVCSPETLAYMELAIEQFVVWQAKHALDCLEVPVGCVMVESGNVIASGRNRTTETRNATRHAEMEAIDVLLEQWQKNGLSVSEVAEIFSKCTLYVTCEPCIMCAAALSILGIKEVYYGCANDKFGGCGSILSLHSSSNQPHNSGEVAQGKGFKCTGGIMASEAVSLLRCFYEQGNPNAPKPHRC; encoded by the exons ATGGAATCTCAAGGTCAAGGGGAAGTGTGTTCACCTGAGACTCTTGCATATATGGAGCTTGCAATAGAACAG TTTGTCGTATGGCAGGCAAAACATGCTTTGGACTGTCTTGAAGTGCCAGTGGG TtgtgtgatggttgaaagtgggAATGTAATTGCATCTGGAAGAAATCGAACCACAGAGACAAGAAAT GCTACAAGACATGCAGAAATGGAAGCAATAGATGTTCTTCTCGAGCAGTGGCAGAAAAATGGACTTTCAGTGTCAGAAGTtgctgaaattttttcaaaatgcaCTCTCTATGTTACATGTGAACCATGTATAATGTGTGCTGCTGCTTTGTCTATTCTTG GTATAAAGGAAGTATATTATGGCTGTGCAAATGATAAATTTGGAGGCTGTGGGTCAATATTGTCTTTGCATTCAAGCAGCAATCAACCACATAATAG TGGGGAAGTTGCACAAGGAAAGGGTTTCAAATGTACTGGTGGAATAATGGCATCTGAAGCAGTCTCACTTTTGCGATGTTTCTATGAGCAAGGGAACCCTAATG CACCAAAGCCTCACAG GTGTTAA
- the LOC110637869 gene encoding tRNA-specific adenosine deaminase TAD2 isoform X3: MESQGQGEVCSPETLAYMELAIEQFVVWQAKHALDCLEVPVGCVMVESGNVIASGRNRTTETRNATRHAEMEAIDVLLEQWQKNGLSVSEVAEIFSKCTLYVTCEPCIKEVYYGCANDKFGGCGSILSLHSSSNQPHNSGEVAQGKGFKCTGGIMASEAVSLLRCFYEQGNPNAPKPHSLANLIEGNSVVVHVRRMHP, encoded by the exons ATGGAATCTCAAGGTCAAGGGGAAGTGTGTTCACCTGAGACTCTTGCATATATGGAGCTTGCAATAGAACAG TTTGTCGTATGGCAGGCAAAACATGCTTTGGACTGTCTTGAAGTGCCAGTGGG TtgtgtgatggttgaaagtgggAATGTAATTGCATCTGGAAGAAATCGAACCACAGAGACAAGAAAT GCTACAAGACATGCAGAAATGGAAGCAATAGATGTTCTTCTCGAGCAGTGGCAGAAAAATGGACTTTCAGTGTCAGAAGTtgctgaaattttttcaaaatgcaCTCTCTATGTTACATGTGAACCAT GTATAAAGGAAGTATATTATGGCTGTGCAAATGATAAATTTGGAGGCTGTGGGTCAATATTGTCTTTGCATTCAAGCAGCAATCAACCACATAATAG TGGGGAAGTTGCACAAGGAAAGGGTTTCAAATGTACTGGTGGAATAATGGCATCTGAAGCAGTCTCACTTTTGCGATGTTTCTATGAGCAAGGGAACCCTAATG CACCAAAGCCTCACAG CCTTGCAAACTTGATTGAAGGAAACTCTGTTGTTGTGCATGTAAGGAGGATGCATCCCTAG
- the LOC110637869 gene encoding tRNA-specific adenosine deaminase TAD2 isoform X2 has product MESQGQGEVCSPETLAYMELAIEQAKHALDCLEVPVGCVMVESGNVIASGRNRTTETRNATRHAEMEAIDVLLEQWQKNGLSVSEVAEIFSKCTLYVTCEPCIMCAAALSILGIKEVYYGCANDKFGGCGSILSLHSSSNQPHNSGEVAQGKGFKCTGGIMASEAVSLLRCFYEQGNPNAPKPHSLANLIEGNSVVVHVRRMHP; this is encoded by the exons ATGGAATCTCAAGGTCAAGGGGAAGTGTGTTCACCTGAGACTCTTGCATATATGGAGCTTGCAATAGAACAG GCAAAACATGCTTTGGACTGTCTTGAAGTGCCAGTGGG TtgtgtgatggttgaaagtgggAATGTAATTGCATCTGGAAGAAATCGAACCACAGAGACAAGAAAT GCTACAAGACATGCAGAAATGGAAGCAATAGATGTTCTTCTCGAGCAGTGGCAGAAAAATGGACTTTCAGTGTCAGAAGTtgctgaaattttttcaaaatgcaCTCTCTATGTTACATGTGAACCATGTATAATGTGTGCTGCTGCTTTGTCTATTCTTG GTATAAAGGAAGTATATTATGGCTGTGCAAATGATAAATTTGGAGGCTGTGGGTCAATATTGTCTTTGCATTCAAGCAGCAATCAACCACATAATAG TGGGGAAGTTGCACAAGGAAAGGGTTTCAAATGTACTGGTGGAATAATGGCATCTGAAGCAGTCTCACTTTTGCGATGTTTCTATGAGCAAGGGAACCCTAATG CACCAAAGCCTCACAG CCTTGCAAACTTGATTGAAGGAAACTCTGTTGTTGTGCATGTAAGGAGGATGCATCCCTAG
- the LOC110637844 gene encoding elongator complex protein 5 isoform X1, translating into MQNLKDFTANFPNVLQSPKLGFLLQTQRSPSSQNSPSIMAESICRTLRDGSLEGEHAPALTIKDTAASPFGFDVFAYVLSQLSSFILAGKSQSRVVVVVAFTRSPSFYVDLLKRRGLDVTSFHKWIQILDCYTDPLGWKGKLVESGNAMCISDEASSVTHLCKDVRDLDNLYSLILELGKGLAGQGKAHFSVAIDSVNEMLRHASLSRVAGLLSNLRSHDQISCIYWLLHSDLHEVRVTSSVEYMSSMVANVEPLNPSASGQRWDSENVSLLKQNFQKGKLNVRFKRRNGRVRLMCEEFHIEQSGINFTPVSSEDGTINQGLLPKVQFSLQLSEKEQTERAKVLLPFEHQGNGKPIQIYDGRRSLEDNKNEATLASTGNLQRNEASGEGEIIYFRDSDDERPDSDEDPDDDLDI; encoded by the exons ATGCAGAACCTCAAGGACTTCACTGCAAATTTCCCAAATGttctccaaagccctaaactagggtttttacTCCAAACGCAGaggtctccaagttctcaaaattcGCCATCAATAATGGCGGAATCAATTTGCAGAACCCTCCGAGATGGATCTCTAGAAGGAGAGCATGCACCAGCTCTCACTATCAAAGATACTGCTGCTTCTCCATTCGGGTTTGACGTCTTTGCTTATGTGCTCTCCCAATTATCCTCTTTCATTTTGGCAGGAAAATCCCAGTCTCG AGTTGTTGTAGTTGTCGCGTTTACACGAAGCCCATCGTTTTATGTAGACTTGTTGAAGAGGAGAGGACTAGATGTTACTTCCTTTCATAAATG GATTCAGATTTTGGATTGTTATACGGATCCTCTTGGGTGGAAGGGTAAGCTTGTGGAGTCTGGAAATGCTATGTGTATATCTGATGAAGCTTCTAGCGTGACTCACCTTTGTAAGGATGTGAGAGATTTGGACAACTTATACTCTTTGATTCTTGAATTGGGGAAAG GATTGGCTGGACAGGGCAAAGCTCATTTTTCAGTTGCCATAGACTCG GTAAATGAAATGTTAAGACACGCTTCTCTTTCAAGAGTTGCAGGCCTTTTAAGCAACCTTCGTAGTCATG ATCAAATATCTTGCATCTATTGGTTGCTACATTCAGACCTTCATGAAGTGAGGGTGACATCTTCTGTTGAATATATGTCCTCTATGGTGGCCAATGTGGAACCACTAAATCCATCTGCTAGTGGGCAGAGATGGGATTCGGAAAATGTCTCTCTGTTGAAACAGAATTTCCAGAAAGGAAAGCTTAATGTCAGATTCAAGCGCCGAAATGGGCGTGTACGCTTGATG TGTGAAGAATTTCATATCGAGCAGTCAGGAATTAATTTTACACCTGTTTCATCTGAAGATGGAACTATTAATCAAGGCCTTTTGCCAAAG GTGCAGTTTAGCCTGCAGCTGTCAGAGAAGGAGCAGACCGAAAGGGCTAAGGTTTTACTCCCTTTTGAGCACCAAG GAAATGGCAAACCCATACAAATTTATGATGGTCGAAGATCTCTCGAGGATAACAAAAATGAGGCAACACTTGCGTCAACTGGGAATTTGCAAAGAAATGAGGCCTCTGGTGAGGGTGAGATAATATATTTTCGTGACTCAGATGATGAGAGGCCAGACTCAGATGAGGATCCAGATGATGATTTGGATATATAA
- the LOC110637844 gene encoding elongator complex protein 5 isoform X2, whose translation MQNLKDFTANFPNVLQSPKLGFLLQTQRSPSSQNSPSIMAESICRTLRDGSLEGEHAPALTIKDTAASPFGFDVFAYVLSQLSSFILAGKSQSRVVVVVAFTRSPSFYVDLLKRRGLDVTSFHKWIQILDCYTDPLGWKGKLVESGNAMCISDEASSVTHLCKDVRDLDNLYSLILELGKGLAGQGKAHFSVAIDSVNEMLRHASLSRVAGLLSNLRSHDQISCIYWLLHSDLHEVRVTSSVEYMSSMVANVEPLNPSASGQRWDSENVSLLKQNFQKGKLNVRFKRRNGRVRLMCEEFHIEQSGINFTPVSSEDGTINQGLLPKVQFSLQLSEKEQTERAKEMANPYKFMMVEDLSRITKMRQHLRQLGICKEMRPLVRVR comes from the exons ATGCAGAACCTCAAGGACTTCACTGCAAATTTCCCAAATGttctccaaagccctaaactagggtttttacTCCAAACGCAGaggtctccaagttctcaaaattcGCCATCAATAATGGCGGAATCAATTTGCAGAACCCTCCGAGATGGATCTCTAGAAGGAGAGCATGCACCAGCTCTCACTATCAAAGATACTGCTGCTTCTCCATTCGGGTTTGACGTCTTTGCTTATGTGCTCTCCCAATTATCCTCTTTCATTTTGGCAGGAAAATCCCAGTCTCG AGTTGTTGTAGTTGTCGCGTTTACACGAAGCCCATCGTTTTATGTAGACTTGTTGAAGAGGAGAGGACTAGATGTTACTTCCTTTCATAAATG GATTCAGATTTTGGATTGTTATACGGATCCTCTTGGGTGGAAGGGTAAGCTTGTGGAGTCTGGAAATGCTATGTGTATATCTGATGAAGCTTCTAGCGTGACTCACCTTTGTAAGGATGTGAGAGATTTGGACAACTTATACTCTTTGATTCTTGAATTGGGGAAAG GATTGGCTGGACAGGGCAAAGCTCATTTTTCAGTTGCCATAGACTCG GTAAATGAAATGTTAAGACACGCTTCTCTTTCAAGAGTTGCAGGCCTTTTAAGCAACCTTCGTAGTCATG ATCAAATATCTTGCATCTATTGGTTGCTACATTCAGACCTTCATGAAGTGAGGGTGACATCTTCTGTTGAATATATGTCCTCTATGGTGGCCAATGTGGAACCACTAAATCCATCTGCTAGTGGGCAGAGATGGGATTCGGAAAATGTCTCTCTGTTGAAACAGAATTTCCAGAAAGGAAAGCTTAATGTCAGATTCAAGCGCCGAAATGGGCGTGTACGCTTGATG TGTGAAGAATTTCATATCGAGCAGTCAGGAATTAATTTTACACCTGTTTCATCTGAAGATGGAACTATTAATCAAGGCCTTTTGCCAAAG GTGCAGTTTAGCCTGCAGCTGTCAGAGAAGGAGCAGACCGAAAGGGCTAAG GAAATGGCAAACCCATACAAATTTATGATGGTCGAAGATCTCTCGAGGATAACAAAAATGAGGCAACACTTGCGTCAACTGGGAATTTGCAAAGAAATGAGGCCTCTGGTGAGGGTGAGATAA